The Parcubacteria group bacterium ADurb.Bin159 genomic interval ATAACAATACTAACAAGCAATAAAATAAAAAATCCATTAAAATCGCTATTTATTTTTAAACTAAACAAGGTAACAATAAGTCCAAATAAAATTAAGGTAATTAATTTATTAATCCAATTATTTTTTCCCATTGTTTAATAATTTTTTTAACATCAAAATCTCTAGCTCTCTCTAAAGATTTTTGTTTGTATTTATCTTGTAAATTTTTATTTTTTAATAATGCTAAAATTGCTTGAGAGAGTATTTTTTCTTCAAAGGTTAGAGGAGCATTAGCTGAATAAAGTTTTTCGTCATCAACCGGCGTTAAAATGCCGTATTCAGCATATTCAATATCTTTAGTTTGATAATTTATATTAGTGTGAGGAGCCAAAATTTCTCTTGGTCCGCAAGGGCAATCTGAAGATATTATAGGCAATCCGCAAGCCATCGCCTCGAGAAGAACATTCGGAAATCCTTCAAAAAATGATGTTAATACAAAAATATCAGATTTGCTTAAATATTTAAAAGGATTTTTTTGCCAACCTAAAAATAAAACATCTTTTTCCAAATTTAAATCTTTAACTATTTTTTTTAGATATTGTTCCAATTCTCCTTGTCCTAAAATTGCCAATTGGCAAGAATAATGTTTTTTAATTTCAGCAAAAGTCCTTATTAAATGCCATTGACCCTTTTGCCCAGTCAATCTCCCTGAGGTTATAATTATGGGAATATTATTTTTAAACCACGGATGATTAATTTTTTCTTGAGCTAATTGATTAATTTTTTCAAAATTAATTGGGTTATAAATAGTTTCTATTTTATTCTCTTTTATATTAAAGTTTTTTATTAAATCAGCCCCAACCCCATTAGAAACAGTAATAATTTTTGTTGTTTTGTTATAGAGAATTTTTATTAAAATTTTATATATTTTGCCATAAAATCCCTGACATATTTTTGATAAAAAAACGCGAACGCTGATTATTGATTTTTTATTTGTTATGATGTTAATAATATTAGCCGTTTCCATAAAACTTATCACCCAGTCAGGATTTTCTTGTTTTAAAAGTTTTTTAAATCTATAAAATCTTTGGAGAAAATGGATAATTTTAAGAAAAAAGTTTTGAGAAGCCGGGCAATCCAAAGAAATTAATTTTCCCTTA includes:
- the pglJ gene encoding N-acetylgalactosamine-N,N'-diacetylbacillosaminyl-diphospho-undecaprenol 4-alpha-N-acetylgalactosaminyltransferase, which produces MESSKNKKIIFLIPTLANGGAEKVVSELSLNLSNDIERIIVLFNKKISYPYKGKLISLDCPASQNFFLKIIHFLQRFYRFKKLLKQENPDWVISFMETANIINIITNKKSIISVRVFLSKICQGFYGKIYKILIKILYNKTTKIITVSNGVGADLIKNFNIKENKIETIYNPINFEKINQLAQEKINHPWFKNNIPIIITSGRLTGQKGQWHLIRTFAEIKKHYSCQLAILGQGELEQYLKKIVKDLNLEKDVLFLGWQKNPFKYLSKSDIFVLTSFFEGFPNVLLEAMACGLPIISSDCPCGPREILAPHTNINYQTKDIEYAEYGILTPVDDEKLYSANAPLTFEEKILSQAILALLKNKNLQDKYKQKSLERARDFDVKKIIKQWEKIIGLIN